In Arthrobacter sp. B3I4, the following proteins share a genomic window:
- the pyrH gene encoding UMP kinase: MDTVNNSAQPTKTRRRVLLKLSGEVFGGGKLGVDPDTVRGVAKQIAAAVPDVEVAIVVGGGNFFRGAELSQSGMDRSRADYMGMLGTVMNCLALQDFLEQAGVETRVQSAITMGQVAEAYIPRRAIRHMEKGRVVIFGAGAGLPYFSTDTVAAQRAMEVHADVVLMAKSGVDGVYTADPKKDPSAEKLHRLSYDEALRRDIRVMDQTAMTMCKDNNLTMVVFGMEGEGNVTRAIRGEELGTVVTP; encoded by the coding sequence ATGGATACCGTCAACAATTCAGCCCAGCCAACGAAGACTCGGCGCCGCGTACTCCTCAAGCTTTCCGGCGAGGTATTCGGCGGCGGCAAACTGGGCGTTGATCCGGACACCGTCCGCGGCGTCGCCAAGCAGATCGCGGCCGCCGTGCCCGACGTCGAGGTCGCTATCGTCGTGGGCGGCGGAAACTTCTTCCGCGGCGCGGAACTCTCGCAAAGCGGCATGGACCGCTCCCGCGCCGACTACATGGGCATGCTTGGCACCGTGATGAACTGCCTCGCCCTCCAGGACTTCCTGGAGCAGGCCGGCGTGGAAACCCGCGTCCAAAGCGCCATCACCATGGGCCAGGTGGCTGAGGCGTACATTCCCCGCCGCGCCATCCGGCACATGGAGAAGGGCCGCGTCGTCATCTTCGGCGCCGGCGCCGGGCTGCCTTACTTCTCCACCGACACGGTCGCAGCCCAGCGCGCCATGGAGGTACACGCCGACGTCGTCCTGATGGCCAAAAGCGGTGTCGACGGTGTCTACACCGCCGATCCGAAAAAAGACCCAAGCGCCGAGAAGCTGCACCGGCTCAGCTACGACGAGGCACTGCGCCGCGACATCCGGGTGATGGACCAGACCGCCATGACCATGTGCAAGGACAACAACCTGACCATGGTGGTGTTCGGCATGGAGGGCGAAGGAAACGTCACCCGGGCAATCCGCGGCGAGGAGCTCGGCACCGTAGTCACCCCTTAG
- the tsf gene encoding translation elongation factor Ts yields MANYTAADIKALRERTGAGMMDVKKALDEANGDAEKAIEIIRIKGLKGATKREGRSTAEGLVAAKVDGGVGVMIEVNCETDFVAKADKFIQLADKVLAVAVESGAADLDALLATDVDGKPLSEVVVEEGAILGEKVVVRRISRIEAPTVDAYLHKTSKDLPAQVGVLFAVDGEGEAAATAAHDVAVHIAAMAPNYLTREDVPSDLVESERRIAEETAKAEGKPEAAMTKIVEGRVTGFYKGEVLVDQAFAKDAKKSVAQVLEEAGVKATAFTRFRVGS; encoded by the coding sequence ATGGCGAACTACACTGCCGCTGATATCAAGGCTCTGCGCGAGCGCACCGGCGCCGGCATGATGGATGTCAAGAAGGCTCTTGACGAAGCCAACGGTGACGCCGAGAAGGCCATCGAAATCATCCGCATCAAGGGCCTCAAGGGCGCTACCAAGCGCGAGGGCCGCTCCACCGCGGAAGGCCTGGTCGCTGCCAAGGTCGACGGCGGCGTCGGCGTGATGATCGAGGTCAACTGCGAGACCGACTTCGTCGCCAAGGCTGACAAGTTCATCCAGCTCGCCGACAAGGTGCTGGCTGTTGCTGTTGAGTCCGGCGCTGCCGACCTCGACGCCCTGCTGGCCACCGACGTTGACGGCAAGCCGCTCTCCGAGGTTGTCGTCGAAGAAGGCGCCATCCTGGGCGAGAAGGTCGTCGTCCGCCGCATCTCCCGGATCGAGGCCCCGACGGTCGACGCGTACCTGCACAAGACCTCCAAGGACCTCCCGGCCCAGGTCGGCGTGCTGTTCGCCGTTGACGGCGAAGGCGAAGCCGCTGCCACCGCCGCCCACGACGTCGCCGTGCACATCGCCGCGATGGCCCCGAACTACCTGACCCGCGAGGACGTCCCGTCCGACCTGGTCGAGTCCGAGCGCCGCATCGCCGAGGAAACCGCCAAGGCTGAGGGCAAGCCCGAGGCAGCGATGACCAAGATTGTGGAAGGCCGCGTTACCGGCTTCTACAAGGGCGAGGTCCTCGTTGACCAGGCATTCGCCAAGGATGCCAAGAAGTCCGTCGCGCAGGTCCTCGAAGAGGCCGGCGTCAAGGCAACCGCGTTCACGCGTTTCCGCGTCGGTTCCTAA
- the rpsB gene encoding 30S ribosomal protein S2 encodes MPVVTMRQLLDSGVHFGHQTRRWNPKMKRFIFTERNGIYIIDLQQSLSYIDRAYEFVKATVAHGGTVLFVGTKKQAQEAISEQATRVGQPYVNQRWLGGMLTNFQTVSKRIQRMKELEEIDFDDVAGSAYTKKELLLLRRELTKLETNLGGIRNLTKAPSLLWVVDTKKEHLAVDEAKKLNIPVVAILDTNCDPDEVDFPIPGNDDAIRSVNLLTRVVADAVAEGLIARNQRATGTTDAPEEPLAEWERELLEGSKAEAAAAPAAAEAAAPEAAEAPAAEAAPAAEEAPAAEAAPAADEAK; translated from the coding sequence ATGCCCGTCGTAACTATGCGCCAGCTGCTTGACAGCGGCGTCCACTTTGGACACCAGACCCGTCGTTGGAACCCGAAGATGAAGCGTTTCATCTTCACGGAGCGCAACGGCATCTACATCATTGACCTGCAGCAGTCGCTGTCCTACATCGACCGTGCCTACGAGTTCGTGAAGGCCACCGTTGCACACGGCGGCACCGTCCTCTTCGTCGGTACCAAGAAGCAGGCGCAGGAAGCCATCTCCGAGCAGGCCACCCGCGTCGGCCAGCCGTACGTCAACCAGCGTTGGCTCGGCGGCATGCTGACCAACTTCCAGACGGTTTCCAAGCGCATCCAGCGCATGAAGGAACTCGAAGAAATTGACTTCGACGACGTCGCGGGCTCCGCTTACACCAAGAAGGAACTGCTGCTCCTTCGCCGTGAGCTGACCAAGCTGGAGACCAACCTCGGTGGTATCCGCAACCTGACCAAGGCGCCTTCGCTCCTCTGGGTTGTCGACACCAAGAAGGAACACCTCGCCGTTGACGAGGCCAAGAAGCTGAACATCCCAGTTGTGGCCATCCTGGACACCAACTGCGATCCTGACGAAGTCGATTTCCCGATCCCGGGCAACGACGACGCCATCCGCTCCGTGAACCTGCTGACCCGCGTCGTTGCCGACGCCGTTGCTGAGGGCCTGATCGCCCGCAACCAGCGCGCCACCGGCACCACGGACGCTCCGGAAGAGCCGCTGGCCGAGTGGGAGCGCGAGCTCCTCGAAGGCAGCAAGGCCGAAGCCGCCGCCGCTCCGGCCGCCGCTGAAGCTGCTGCTCCGGAAGCTGCCGAGGCTCCCGCCGCTGAAGCTGCTCCGGCAGCCGAAGAGGCTCCCGCCGCTGAAGCTGCTCCGGCTGCCGACGAAGCCAAGTAG